One window of Acropora palmata chromosome 1, jaAcrPala1.3, whole genome shotgun sequence genomic DNA carries:
- the LOC141860926 gene encoding uncharacterized protein LOC141860926, giving the protein MGSPLALHLANGWLSQFENLIKDDAKIYERYMDDNLRKIKRSRVEQKLEELNNIHKNLQFILEMEVDHNLSFLDMRLIYEHETDKLSSTWYFKPSDTGLIMNYHALAPKWYKRSGISGFVYRIYRAYSSSQNFHDSLGKAKCILEKNQYPPSFYDPIIKQTLDSIIGEVQHPTEKSSIQSNTRSGKVALFIQYRGKCTEDYAHALHKTNAPCTIIMTLRKLKTVLPSLKPPVEKMLKSGLVYCLKCPRCSACYVGETSRHLKFCIREHIQRAGPMKSQ; this is encoded by the coding sequence ATGGGGAGTCCACTTGCCCTACATCTAGCAAATGGGTGGCTCAGCCAGTTTGAGAACCTCATTAAAGATGACGCAAAGATATATGAGAGATACATGGATGATAACTTGAGAAAAATCAAACGCTCACGGGTGGAACAGAAATTGGAAGAACTTAACAATATACACAAGAACCTACAGTTTATCCTCGAAATGGAAGTGGATCACAATCTTTCATTTCTCGACATGCGATTAATCTACGAACATGAAACCGACAAGCTATCCTCTACGTGGTATTTCAAACCCAGTGACACAGGCCTCATCATGAACTATCATGCTCTAGCCCCCAAGTGGTACAAGCGCTCAGGGATATCGGGGTTCGTCTACCGCATCTACCGCGCATATAGTTCGTCGCAGAATTTTCATGATAGCCTGGGAAAAGCAAAGTGCATACTGGAGAAAAACCAGTACCCTCCCTCTTTCTATGACCCTATAATTAAACAGACTCTTGATTCCATCATAGGAGAAGTACAACACCCTACAGAGAAATCATCAATCCAGTCAAACACAAGATCTGGCAAAGTCGCTCTGTTCATCCAGTATAGAGGAAAATGCACTGAGGATTATGCACATGCGCTTCACAAAACCAATGCGCCTTGTACCATCATCATGACACTCAGAAAACTCAAGACAGTATTGCCTTCACTTAAGCCACCAGTGGAGAAGATGCTTAAAAGCGGGCTTGTTTATTGTCTCAAGTGTCCACGCTGCTCTGCATGCTATGTTGGCGAAACCAGCCGACatctcaagttttgcatcagGGAACATATCCAGAGAGCAGGTCCAATGAAGTCCCAGTGA
- the LOC141897196 gene encoding TNF receptor-associated factor 2-like yields MPGYNLCSSDQEKVEEKYTCSFCHLLLKDAVQTCCGHLYCKECLGHLYSNNQNKMTCVVCQEKFLENEVFSDTSKRQEVQSRVVHCTSMDDGCMWEGKIRELEDHLGQCECHLRTLIYGAADQSKPGAQKSKHHVVNCSSTNKDNLRENGSRQVVSQGLGIRNDTPITERDEMRNQRRIDDQGMESIPIWDEQTRRMDSTASTVSPLKLTHDQNPILGDCERTEGRCPFSQIGCSKTEVLSQKEKKKHLSEENIHHNVLLLRFAVRVSKEMESVLRSDPRILSSRQQMFMNYDNVIQDLLNQIQIHSDTERHLQEMLQQHSERITAVERKLVLVNTSGGSSGASSQCLPDDEGSSVSANVERRVTDLGNKTADHEVLILENNRIAMESSREAANLRRRLDNVQESSRRLEQRMESTEHALALRYVTLADLEEYVKKQEFFSYDGQLTWKITEHARRRSEAVNGQKVSFYSPCFYTSRYGYKMCARIYLNGDGMGRGTHISLFFVVMRGEYDAILPWPFRQKVTFMLLDQDNVEHVIEAFRPDPNSSSFQRPRGEANIPSGCPMFCSNEELSKRAYVRDDTMFFKIIVDVSDL; encoded by the exons ATGCCAGGATACAACCTGTGTAGTTCAGACCAGGAAAAAGTTGAAGAGAAATACACATGTAGCTTTTGTCATCTGCTCTTGAAGGATGCTGTTCAAACTTGTTGTGGCCATTTATACTGCAAAGAATGCCTAGGACACCTTTATTC caataatcaaaataaaatgacaTGTGTGGTATGCCAGGAAAAATTTCTGGAAAATGAG GTTTTCTCTGATACGAGTAAGCGGCAGGAGGTACAATCACGTGTGGTTCATTGTACGTCCATGGATGATGGGTGTATGTGGGAAGGAAAAATTAGGGAGTTAGAG GATCATCTGGGCCAGTGTGAGTGTCATCTGAGAACACTAATTTATGGCGCAGCAGACCAGTCAAAACCTGGAGCACAAAAATCCAAGCATCACGTTGTGAACTGCTCATCCACTAACAAAGACAACTTGAGG GAAAATGGCTCCCGTCAAGTCGTTTCCCAGGGATTGGGCATACGCAACGATACACCCATCACCGAGCGGGATGAAATGAGAAACCAAAGGCGCATTGATGATCAGGGAATGGAATCAATCCCGATCTGGGATGAGCAGACACGAAGGATGGACTCTACTGCCAGTACAGTGTCTCCGTTAAAG CTGACACATGATCAAAATCCGATTCTGGGGGATTGCGAGAGGACAGAGGGCCGTTGTCCTTTCTCACAGATTGGTTGCTCCAAGACAGAG GTCCTCAgccaaaaggaaaagaaaaaacatttatcGGAGGAAAACATCCATCACAATGTTCTGCTGCTTCGGTTTGCTGTTCGTGTGAGTAAAGAAATGGAATCCGTGCTGAGATCTGATCCAAGGATTCTCTCCTCAAGACAGCAAATGTTTATGAATTACGACAATGTTATCCAAGATCTCCTCAACCAGATTCAAATTCACTCAGACACAGAAAGACACCTGCAAGAAATGTTGCAACAACACAGCGAGAGGATTACTGCCGTGGAGAGAAAACTGGTGTTAGTGAATACATCGGGTGGTTCAAGTGGGGCATCTTCTCAATGTCTTCCCGATGACGAAGGAAGCTCAGTCAGTGCTAATGTTGAAAGAAGAGTGACAGACCTTGGCAATAAAACTGCAGATCACGAGGTACTGATATTGGAAAATAATCGCATCGCGATGGAATCAAGTCGAGAAGCGGCCAATCTTAGAAGACGACTTGACAATGTGCAGGAAAGTTCAAGGAGGTTAGAGCAAAGGATGGAGTCCACTGAGCACGCACTGGCTTTAAGATATGTTACGCTCGCTGATTTAGAGGAGTACGTGAAGAAACAAGAGTTTTTTAGTTACGACGGTCAGTTGACGTGGAAAATTACTGAACATGCTCGAAGACGAAGCGAAGCAGTCAATGGGCAAAAGGTTTCCTTCTACAGTCCGTGCTTCTACACAAGTCGCTACGGGTACAAAATGTGTGCTCGCATATATTTGAATGGAGACGGCATGGGGCGAGGGACACACATCTCCTTGTTCTTTGTTGTCATGCGTGGTGAGTACGACGCGATACTCCCCTGGCCATTCAGACAGAAGGTAACCTTCATGCTGTTGGATCAAGACAATGTGGAACACGTGATCGAAGCGTTCAGACCTGATCCAAACAGCTCATCTTTCCAGAGACCACGAGGTGAAGCCAACATCCCCAGTGGCTGCCCCATGTTCTGCTCCAACGAGGAACTGAGTAAACGCGCTTACGTGCGTGACGATACAATGTTTTTCAAGATCATTGTTGATGTCTCGGACTTGTAG